Part of the Rhipicephalus sanguineus isolate Rsan-2018 chromosome 5, BIME_Rsan_1.4, whole genome shotgun sequence genome is shown below.
GCTGCCACCATATGGTGACCTAAGAGTATCCTCGGATCACATAGTGCACTGCGGCATGCTTACACTTGTGCAAGTGTACATATTACATTTAATACTGTGTAGCATATCGAGTTGCAGATATCCCAAACACCAACACTAATCTCCTTTTTTATCACTCAAACTTAAACTGTGAGACGCTTGCTCATGCGGCTATCTTATAGGTTTGTAGTGCTCACGGACTGAAATgcaacaatttagggctaagtataatgcacatacttttgtttccacTGTCTTCAGTATGGTCATATCGctgtaatttcgactcgaacacttacatcagggCCAACGTtacctttagtggccagatttGTAGCGACATTGTGGTATgtgagttccagtttcggtttcataaaAAGTGTTTAtgcccttagggggcgccacctTGTACATATATGCGCAGCACTGTATGAAATAAATCAGTTCctgcttggctaccggctgctgctgtacttcctcccggccggcgcttcgggcgccgtgccctttgttctccgggcgtcgcgttcgacgtccgATGCCACATTTGGCGACGAGTTCGACGGATCCACGTAAATCAAGAGATAAGGTGGGCATCCGGACTTCTTTATTGTGCTGTCGTCTCAGCACCCTTGCCTGATATCCCACCACTGCTGTATTTTACACGTTTGACTTCTACATTTCTGACTTTTCGTGCCGGTGTCAGTCACGAGGCCTACTCACGCTTGACGTCTCTCCTGACCTTCTGCTGGACGCTCTCTTCGGCAAGCATGAACGCCGCTATCCCTCCGCCTCCGTTTCTCCAGTGCCCCGGCGTACCACCTATTCCATGGAGACAGTGGCGTCCTGTGTTGCAGGTATACATCGACGCCGTGGCCAGGGACGCCTCGCCGGAACACAAGAAGGCGCTGCTTCTGAACGCCTTAGGCGTCGAGGGACTGAACACTTACCTGCGTGCCGCCGAAGATGAGCAGCAGCCGGGAGCCGACCGGCCAACTCAGGAGGAGACGCCGAACGTGTACGACGCAGCCCTTGCGCTGCTCAGCCAACTTTTCGACCCTCAACCGGACGCAGCGTGTCTGCGCGCCCGCTTCAAAGCTCTGTGCCAGGGACCGGACGAGTCGGCGGTCCAATTCATTCACGAAGTACGCCGACTAGCCAAGCTGTGTGAATTCGGCGCGGCGAGCGACATCCTTGCTTACGACCAGATCGTCTCTGGCATCGCGTCGCCGCAGCTGAAAAGGACTTTTTACAAATTGGGCAAGGACTTCACCGTGCAGAAGGCGCTCGACATTGCAAAGGAGGAGGAGCGCGTTGACCGAGCCTTGCTACAGTTATCCGGAGTTCAAGTCGACACCGTGTCGTCGCGTacagttcaagatggcggcgcaacTCGCCGAATTCGTCAAAATGGCGGGCCAAATGGTGGCCGTCCTCCCCAAGCTTCGCCGCAAGATGGCGCCGGCGGGACTTCGTCTGCGTGCACCTCCTCGCCCACCACTGCTGCGGACACCTCCTCTCCAGCTGCGCCGCCGGGTCGCGCGGGTGCCTGTTACCGCTGCGAATCGACCCGGCATTGGGCCAACTCCGCCGCCTGCCCAGCCAGGAGCCGGATGTGTTCGCGATGCGGACGTCGTGGACATTTCGCGCGGGTCTGCCGCACTACTTCGGAGTCTCCGACCGGTCATCAGGGCACATCAACGGTGACCAATACAGTTACTGTCCTACAAGTGGACGAACCGGTCACCGCTAGCGGACTTCTTCATCTTCCCGTACGGATCAATGGATCCATTTTGAATATgctcatcgacactggagcgGCTGTGTCGCTACTTAACGTTCAAGATTACAAGCGGTGCTTCCCGAACATCAAGCTTCTTCCATCAAACGTTATCCTGAAGAACTATTCGGAACAAGCCATCGTGAATTATGGATACTTCAAGGCTTCCGTTTCCTACAGCGGCAACGACGCCTGCATTACCTTTTACGTTACGGACAAAGGCAATTCACTACTGGGGTTAGATGCCATCCGAGCCCTGAAGATTATCATCGAGGGTGAGACTCTCTCCTGTTCCGTCGTCGAGCCATCGGCACTTCCCGTCAATGCAGCGTTGGAGCCTCATCGTCCGTTCACTTCGGACTCCAGTCCTGCAGAGCATACGTTGCTTCAGCATGGTCGTCGACAGGGCGTGCCAGCAGTGGCATCCGGGTTCCACCGGCGCCCGTGCCAGCTTCCTCGGCAAGGGACTGATGCCCCGACTCAACAAGAGGTTCATGCAGTCATCACAAGGGCGAGCTCATCGAACGGCAGTGCCCCTATTGTCCAGGTGAACATGTGTCGCGATGAATTTTTTCGCACTGCTCGTGAACGTGAATTGCCGCTGTCTAATGCCCCTCAGAATTCATTTTTCATTCCTACTCAAGTGTTCTATAGTCAACGGTACATGCATGCCGATcttgcaaatgctcattattGTCATACTTGTTCTGACGGTTCTTGCAAGGGCAATGCTTACTTTCCTGCTAATGACAGTGTACTCGAGCCACAGGGCTCCTTCGCGGCACCATTTCAATgtccggctgtggtgcccagccaaaatgcttctttttcttctaacatACCTTCAGTTGAGCCACCAAGCTCCTTAACGGCACCGGTTCAAAGTCCGGCTGTGGTTCCCAGCCATCATACTTCTACTGAGTGCGTAGTAGAGCCACCGGGCTCCTTACAGACACCTTTTCAATGTTCGGCTGTGGTGTCCAGCCCCCATGATGTTTCTCCGTGCCCCGAGCACGTTTCAGAGTCGCAGGACTCTTTACAGGCACCTTACGAATGCTCGACTGCCGTGCCCAGTCCCCATGCAGATAGTTCTAACAATAATGGACATGATTCAGAGCCGTCGGGCTCCCATGCGTCGCGTTGTCATTTCCCGTCCTCAGCCAACGCTGAAGGACGCTTAAGCGAGTCATCTGACTCTAGTTATTCCTCTACGCTCTCAGCTGTGCCTGAGCAGCGCGTAACTGAGCCAGTAGGCTCATCTGAAGATGCAGAACTTACTGCTCCGCAAGGGAGCACTTCAGAACGAAATGCGCCGCGGCGTTCGAAACGGTTGCGTAAAAAACCGTCCAGGTTTAAGGACTTTGTGTCCTAAATTCTTCTTTTTCACTCACTGGTTGAAGTCAGTGTGCCATACTTGTGCATTCTTGTGTGTATGCTGTGCATCTATTTATTGTATAATGGTTATAAGTTCTACCGCTTGGTACACTGGTATGCTGTGAATTCTTTgttgtattttatttgtatcaGTGTCTTCAGCTAGAGTACGCTGTGTACTTTGCTTTTGTTCCCTTCTCATGCCGGTTCCTTTTCACCAATTGGACGTTACACCAAAAGAGGGGGGGGGATGTTAAGGTGTGTACTTTTAAGGTTGTACACGGTATATTTGTCATTAATCACTGTATAAGGATTTAAAGCCCACATGTCCTTTCCATTCTAGGGGGGGATGATGTGGTATgtgagttccagtttcggtttcataaaAAGTGTTTAtgcccttagggggcgccacctTGTACATATATACGCGGCACTGTATGAAATAAATCAGTTCctgcttggctaccggctgctgctgtacttcctcccggccggcgcttcgggcgccgtgccctttgttctccgggcgtcgtgttcgacgtccgataccacaGACATCATGTGGCTGTCTCGAACAATTGTGCATACCAAGCGTTATACTAAAAGTTTTGATGTCATAATTCAACCCGTGATCACTGGACATTACAGGTGGGCACGCACTAACGGACAAAGGTGTTAATGTGCACACAATGATTTGTGCTTACATACGAGCGCCAATTTTAACTCATCGAGCAACCAGCAAATGATCAATGCAAGTTTCTCAGTTGCTTTGTTCTTATAGGTGCATCAACACGGAGTTTGCTTGCTTACATGGCATATCTCATTCGCAATGGCTGTGCAAGCTGGAGCCATACTCTTTAATGacatacatttttttctttccacccTTATCGGTATGAGGTGAACATGTACCTATAAATCAAATaacctttcttttttaaatatatgAATGCACTCTTCACTGCCTGAAATAAAAGTGAACAAgttgttttaatttttttgtagCATAAATTAGTGTTTGGGCTTTGTGAGGTAAAGTAATCAGGAATGCACACAGCAATGCCTTCCTCATTTTTCATCTGGTGTATTTcaagcacaggaaaaaaaaaggcaaactaCACAGATTCATGTAAGAGCAAAGCAGGAAGTCATGATACTAGACATACCTATCAAATACTAAAATGCCCAATTCTAGATAATACACACGCATGAAATACATAAAATAGCTGGCTTTTTTTTAACTTCCGTCGTACTCATTTGAAATTTCCGAGCTGCAGCTGAAGTACCTTCGCGGTTTGTAAGTTCTTTCAAACTCAGTTGCATGAAACGAGGCCCTGACGTTCACAGGCATGTCTACTACTCTACAGCAAAAGAATCACCCTAATAGTTTTACAGTTGCAGAAAAGGTCTCGCTGCGACCGCAATGTTGCTTACGTATGCAAGTGCATGCGTCCGAGATAATAAGTAAAGCAGACAGATAATGTGAAAGCGACTAACCATTTTGTCCATAATGCCAGGGGGCGGAGGCTTCATTTCACCCCAAGCATCCTGTAAAGCAAGGCTCAGGAAAGGTTTCATttctgcaatgaaaaaaaaaaaaaaaagaagacatgaggAGACAGCCAGATTGTGACATG
Proteins encoded:
- the LOC125758447 gene encoding uncharacterized protein LOC125758447 — protein: MPHLATSSTDPRKSRDKVYIDAVARDASPEHKKALLLNALGVEGLNTYLRAAEDEQQPGADRPTQEETPNVYDAALALLSQLFDPQPDAACLRARFKALCQGPDESAVQFIHEVRRLAKLCEFGAASDILAYDQIVSGIASPQLKRTFYKLGKDFTVQKALDIAKEEERVDRALLQLSGVQVDTVSSRTVQDGGATRRIRQNGGPNGGRPPQASPQDGAGGTSSACTSSPTTAADTSSPAAPPGRAGACYRCESTRHWANSAACPARSRMCSRCGRRGHFARVCRTTSESPTGHQGTSTVTNTVTVLQVDEPVTASGLLHLPVRINGSILNMLIDTGAAVSLLNVQDYKRCFPNIKLLPSNVILKNYSEQAIVNYGYFKASVSYSGNDACITFYVTDKGNSLLGLDAIRALKIIIEGETLSCSVVEPSALPVNAALEPHRPFTSDSSPAEHTLLQHGRRQGVPAVASGFHRRPCQLPRQGTDAPTQQEVHAVITRASSSNGSAPIVQVNMCRDEFFRTARERELPLSNAPQNSFFIPTQVFYSQRYMHADLANAHYCHTCSDGSCKGNAYFPANDSVLEPQGSFAAPFQCPAVVPSQNASFSSNIPSVEPPSSLTAPVQSPAVVPSHHTSTECVVEPPGSLQTPFQCSAVVSSPHDVSPCPEHVSESQDSLQAPYECSTAVPSPHADSSNNNGHDSEPSGSHASRCHFPSSANAEGRLSESSDSSYSSTLSAVPEQRVTEPVGSSEDAELTAPQGSTSERNAPRRSKRLRKKPSRFKDFVS